A genomic region of Zalophus californianus isolate mZalCal1 chromosome 11, mZalCal1.pri.v2, whole genome shotgun sequence contains the following coding sequences:
- the SERPINH1 gene encoding serpin H1 produces the protein MRFLLLISTCCLLAVALAAEVKKPAAAAAPGTAEKLSPKAATLAERSAGLAFSLYQAMAKDQAVENILLSPVVVASSLGLVSLGGKAATASQAKAVLSAEQLRDEEVHAGLGELLRALSNSTARNVTWKLGSRLYGPSSVSFAEDFVRSSKQHYNCEHSKINFRDKRSALQSINEWAAQTTDGKLPEVTKDVERTDGALLVNAMFFKPHWDEKFHHKMVDNRGFMVTRSYTVGVTMMHRTGLYNYYDDEKEKLQIVEMPLAHKLSSLIILMPHHVEPLERLEKLLTKEQLKTWMGKMQKAAVAISLPKGVVEVTHDLQKHLAGLGLTEAIDKNKADLSRMSGKKDLYLASVFHATAFEWDTEGNPFDQDIYGREELRSPKLFYADHPFIFLVRDTQSGSLLFIGRLVRPKGDKMRDEL, from the exons ATGCGCTTCCTCCTGCTCATCAGCACCTGCTGCCTCCTGGCCGTGGCCCTGGCCGCCGAGGTGAAGAAGCCGGCGGCCGCGGCGGCACCCGGTACAGCAGAAAAGCTGAGCCCCAAAGCGGCCACGCTGGCTGAGCGCAGTGCCGGCCTGGCCTTCAGCCTGTACCAGGCCATGGCCAAGGACCAGGCGGTGGAGAACATCCTGCTGTCGCCCGTGGTGGTGGCCTCGTCCCTGGGGCTTGTGTCGCTGGGGGGCAAGGCCGCCACGGCATCCCAGGCCAAGGCGGTGCTGAGCGCCGAGCAGCTGCGCGACGAGGAGGTGCACGCGGGCCTGGGCGAGCTGCTGCGGGCGCTCAGCAACAGCACAGCGCGCAACGTGACCTGGAAGCTGGGCAGCCGCCTGTACGGGCCCAGCTCCGTGAGCTTCGCCGAGGACTTCGTGCGCAGTAGCAAACAGCACTACAACTGCGAGCACTCCAAGATCAACTTCCGCGACAAGCGCAGCGCCCTGCAGTCCATCAATGAGTGGGCGGCGCAGACCACCGACGGCAAGCTGCCCGAGGTCACCAAGGACGTGGAGCGGACGGATGGCGCGCTGCTGGTCAATGCCATGTTCTTCAAGC CACACTGGGACGAGAAGTTCCACCATAAGATGGTGGACAACCGAGGCTTCATGGTGACCCGTTCCTATACTGTGGGTGTTACGATGATGCACCGCACAG gCCTCTACAACTACTATGACGACGAGAAGGAGAAGCTGCAGATCGTGGAGATGCCCCTGGCCCACAAGCTCTCCAGCCTCATTATCCTCATGCCGCACCACGTGGAGCCCCTGGAGCGCCTGGAGAAGCTGCTGACCAAGGAGCAGCTGAAGACCTGGATGGGGAAGATGCAGAAGGCGGCTGTTGCCATCTCCCTGCCCAAGGGTGTGGTGGAGGTGACCCACGACCTGCAG AAACACCTGGCTGGGCTGGGTCTGACCGAAGCCATCGACAAGAACAAGGCCGACCTGTCACGCATGTCAGGCAAGAAGGACCTGTACCTGGCCAGCGTGTTCCATGCCACCGCCTTCGAGTGGGACACGGAGGGCAACCCCTTCGACCAGGACATCTATGGGCGTGAGGAGCTGCGTAGCCCTAAGCTCTTCTATGCTGACCACCCCTTCATCTTCCTGGTACGAGACACCCAGAGCGGCTCCCTGCTGTTCATTGGGCGCCTGGTCCGGCCCAAGGGTGACAAGATGCGAGACGAGCTGTAG